From a single Sinorhizobium sp. RAC02 genomic region:
- a CDS encoding YciI family protein, with amino-acid sequence MLYAVLCYDSESEVSAWSKELDDKVMADLGAVNQKYAEAGKLGPVARLMPTTAAVTVRKGATDDIVMDGPFAETKEQFLGFFVLQAETLEEAITFARELSAANPANGTYEIRPLQFFNPGVPIT; translated from the coding sequence ATGCTGTATGCCGTTCTTTGTTACGATAGCGAAAGTGAAGTCAGCGCCTGGTCTAAGGAGCTGGACGACAAGGTCATGGCCGATCTCGGCGCGGTCAACCAGAAATATGCCGAGGCTGGCAAGCTGGGTCCCGTGGCGCGGCTGATGCCGACGACGGCGGCCGTGACCGTGCGCAAGGGTGCCACGGACGATATCGTCATGGACGGGCCCTTTGCCGAAACCAAGGAACAGTTCCTCGGCTTCTTCGTCCTGCAGGCGGAAACGCTGGAGGAGGCGATCACCTTCGCCCGCGAACTTTCCGCCGCCAATCCGGCCAATGGGACTTATGAAATCCGGCCGCTGCAGTTCTTCAATCCGGGGGTACCGATAACATGA
- a CDS encoding RNA polymerase sigma factor, protein MTELAWIDLALTSARPQAMGALLRYFRNLDLAEEAFQEACLRALKTWPDKGPPRDPAAWLIFVGRNSGIDQVRKRAKHQPLPPEEVLSDLEDTESDLADRLDGAHYRDDILRLLFVCCHPDLPATQQIALALRIVSGLTVKQIAKAFLVSEAAMEQRITRAKGKVAAAGIPFETPDAVARAERLGIVAAMIYLVFNEGYSAGVPERADAPFCAEAIRLCRLLLKLFPSEPEIMGLTALILIQHSRLDARFDKDGQIVLLEDQDRALWDRGLIDEALVLIDKAIRHRKPGAFQIQAAIAALHARAATAAETDWLQIDLLYQTLERLQPSPVVRLNRAVAVSKREGPEAALALIEPLADKLNGYFYFHGLRGGLLKQLGRYREAHEAFDRAIALATTSAEAAHIRQHLDSVQREMAAAEK, encoded by the coding sequence ATGACAGAGCTTGCCTGGATCGATCTGGCACTGACTTCGGCTCGGCCGCAGGCCATGGGGGCGCTTCTGCGCTACTTCCGCAACCTCGACCTCGCGGAGGAGGCCTTTCAGGAGGCCTGCCTTCGTGCGCTGAAGACCTGGCCCGACAAGGGCCCGCCGCGCGATCCGGCAGCATGGCTGATCTTCGTCGGCCGCAACAGCGGCATCGACCAGGTGAGGAAGCGCGCCAAACACCAGCCGCTTCCGCCCGAGGAGGTGCTGTCCGATCTGGAGGATACGGAAAGCGATCTCGCCGACCGGCTGGACGGCGCGCATTACCGAGATGATATCTTGCGGTTGCTGTTCGTCTGCTGCCATCCGGACCTGCCGGCCACACAGCAGATTGCACTGGCGTTGCGCATCGTTTCCGGCCTTACAGTCAAGCAGATCGCCAAGGCGTTCCTCGTTTCGGAAGCGGCGATGGAGCAGCGCATCACCCGGGCGAAGGGGAAGGTGGCAGCCGCCGGCATTCCCTTCGAGACGCCGGATGCCGTGGCGCGCGCCGAACGGCTCGGCATCGTCGCGGCGATGATCTATCTCGTCTTCAACGAAGGCTATTCGGCCGGCGTGCCGGAGAGGGCGGATGCGCCCTTCTGTGCGGAGGCGATCCGGCTTTGCCGATTGCTGCTAAAACTCTTTCCCTCCGAGCCGGAGATCATGGGGCTGACGGCGCTCATCCTCATCCAGCATTCGCGGCTTGACGCCCGCTTCGACAAGGACGGCCAGATCGTTCTCTTGGAGGACCAGGACCGTGCGCTCTGGGATCGCGGGCTGATCGACGAGGCGCTGGTGCTGATCGACAAGGCGATCCGGCATCGCAAGCCCGGCGCCTTCCAGATACAGGCGGCGATCGCAGCCCTGCATGCGCGCGCCGCGACGGCGGCGGAGACGGACTGGCTGCAGATCGACCTGCTCTACCAGACGCTGGAGCGCCTTCAGCCGTCGCCGGTGGTGCGGCTCAATCGGGCCGTTGCAGTTTCGAAACGCGAAGGGCCGGAGGCGGCGCTGGCGCTCATCGAGCCGCTGGCGGACAAACTCAACGGCTACTTCTATTTTCACGGCCTGCGCGGCGGCCTGCTGAAACAGCTTGGCCGCTACCGCGAGGCCCACGAGGCCTTCGACCGCGCCATCGCGCTTGCCACAACCTCGGCGGAAGCGGCGCATATCCGCCAGCATCTCGACAGCGTGCAGCGCGAGATGGCTGCCGCCGAAAAATAA
- a CDS encoding SRPBCC family protein: protein MTDTAEIKPTNNRELVLTRVLNATPAQLFKAWTTPEILKEWFMPKPYAIALVEMEPRDGGKFRTVMTGPDGFHMDSTGVFLKVEKDRRIITTDAFGPDWKPTEKAFFSAEILFDDLGNGKTRYTAIARHWTVEDCEAHEKMGFHEGWGQVAGQLEEVASKL from the coding sequence ATGACCGACACCGCCGAAATCAAGCCCACCAACAACCGCGAACTGGTGCTGACCCGCGTGCTGAACGCCACGCCCGCCCAGCTCTTCAAGGCCTGGACGACGCCGGAAATCCTGAAGGAGTGGTTCATGCCGAAGCCGTACGCGATTGCCCTTGTCGAAATGGAGCCGCGTGACGGCGGCAAGTTCCGCACCGTCATGACCGGCCCGGACGGTTTCCACATGGACAGCACGGGTGTGTTCCTGAAGGTGGAGAAGGATCGGCGCATCATCACGACGGATGCCTTCGGCCCGGACTGGAAGCCGACCGAAAAGGCCTTCTTCAGCGCCGAAATCCTCTTCGATGATCTCGGCAACGGAAAGACCCGCTACACCGCGATCGCCCGCCACTGGACTGTCGAGGATTGCGAGGCGCACGAGAAGATGGGGTTCCACGAGGGCTGGGGCCAGGTGGCAGGCCAGCTCGAAGAGGTTGCCTCCAAGCTTTGA
- a CDS encoding LLM class flavin-dependent oxidoreductase yields MELGLYTFADVDPNAADKGREGERRLKNLLEEIELADQVGLDVFGLGEHHRADYAASAPAVVLAAAAARTKNIRLTSAVTVLSSDDPVRVFQQYSTVDLISGGRAEIMAGRGSFIESFPLFGYALDDYDQLFEEKLDLLLALNESEKVSWTGVMRPPLAGLGVYPRPAHGRLPIWIAVGGTPQSVARAGAYGLPLALAIIGGTPSRYAPLFDLYREAARRAGQDEAKLKTSINVHGFIADSTQAAADAFYGPQAEVMNRIGRERGWGPTSRAQFDQSIGPTGHLFLGDPETVAKKIVDHQRIFRNDRFLLQMAIGLMPHDQILRGIELYGTKVAPLVREMLAAEQKDAVVASA; encoded by the coding sequence ATGGAACTTGGCCTCTATACATTTGCCGATGTCGATCCCAATGCCGCCGACAAGGGGCGGGAAGGGGAGCGACGGCTGAAAAACCTCCTCGAAGAGATCGAACTTGCCGATCAGGTCGGGCTCGATGTCTTCGGGCTTGGTGAACATCACCGAGCGGACTATGCCGCCTCGGCGCCGGCCGTGGTGCTGGCGGCTGCCGCGGCGCGCACGAAAAACATCCGGCTCACGAGTGCGGTGACGGTGCTGTCGTCGGACGATCCGGTGCGGGTCTTCCAGCAATATTCCACCGTCGATCTCATTTCCGGTGGCCGGGCCGAGATCATGGCGGGGCGGGGCTCGTTCATCGAATCCTTCCCGCTCTTCGGCTATGCGCTCGATGATTACGACCAGCTTTTCGAGGAAAAACTCGATCTGCTGCTTGCGCTGAACGAGAGCGAGAAGGTCTCGTGGACCGGCGTGATGCGGCCGCCGCTGGCAGGGCTTGGCGTCTATCCGCGCCCGGCGCATGGCAGGCTGCCGATCTGGATTGCCGTTGGCGGCACGCCGCAATCGGTGGCGCGCGCGGGCGCCTATGGCCTGCCGCTGGCGCTTGCCATCATCGGCGGCACGCCGTCGCGCTATGCACCGTTGTTCGATCTCTACCGCGAGGCGGCACGCCGGGCGGGGCAGGACGAGGCAAAATTGAAGACCAGCATCAACGTGCACGGCTTCATTGCGGACAGCACGCAGGCGGCGGCAGACGCCTTCTACGGGCCGCAGGCCGAGGTGATGAACCGCATCGGCCGCGAGCGCGGCTGGGGGCCGACGAGCCGGGCGCAGTTCGACCAGTCGATCGGTCCGACCGGCCATCTCTTCCTCGGCGATCCGGAGACGGTGGCGAAGAAGATCGTCGACCATCAGCGGATTTTCCGCAACGATCGCTTCCTGCTGCAGATGGCGATCGGGTTGATGCCGCATGACCAGATCCTGCGCGGCATCGAGCTTTACGGCACCAAGGTTGCGCCCCTGGTGCGCGAAATGCTGGCGGCGGAACAGAAGGACGCAGTGGTTGCTTCCGCCTGA
- the map gene encoding type I methionyl aminopeptidase, giving the protein MTLENDDDLNGLKAIGRICANVLQHMSTSIRPGMTTAELDLIGRRMLEEAGARSAPESCYAFPGATCISVNEEVAHGIPGDRVIKDGDLVNIDVSAELDGYFADTGASFTVGRSTPAVERLCRDGKRALWVGLKEVKAGKPLAQVGNAIGEFARKNRYTLIANLASHGVGRSLHEEPTEIATWPDPQEKRRMTDGLVFTVEPFLSLGANWAESGKNDEWTLYSDPRAPTVQFEHTVVATRNGPLVVTLPG; this is encoded by the coding sequence ATGACCCTCGAGAATGACGATGACCTCAACGGCCTGAAGGCGATCGGCCGGATCTGCGCCAATGTGCTCCAGCACATGTCGACCTCCATCCGGCCGGGCATGACCACGGCCGAACTGGACCTGATCGGCCGGCGAATGCTGGAGGAGGCGGGTGCACGTTCGGCGCCGGAAAGCTGCTACGCCTTTCCGGGTGCGACCTGCATCAGCGTCAACGAGGAGGTGGCGCACGGCATTCCGGGCGACCGGGTGATCAAGGACGGCGATCTCGTTAATATCGACGTTTCCGCCGAACTCGACGGCTATTTCGCCGATACCGGCGCGTCCTTCACCGTCGGGCGCTCGACGCCGGCGGTGGAGCGGCTGTGCCGGGATGGCAAGCGGGCGCTCTGGGTCGGCCTCAAGGAGGTCAAGGCCGGCAAGCCGCTGGCGCAGGTCGGCAATGCCATCGGTGAATTCGCGCGCAAGAACCGTTACACGCTGATCGCCAACCTCGCGAGCCATGGCGTCGGTCGCTCTCTGCACGAGGAGCCGACGGAAATCGCCACCTGGCCGGACCCGCAGGAAAAGCGCCGCATGACGGACGGCCTCGTCTTCACCGTCGAGCCGTTCCTGTCGCTCGGCGCCAACTGGGCGGAAAGCGGCAAAAATGACGAGTGGACGCTCTACAGCGATCCGCGCGCACCGACGGTGCAGTTCGAGCACACGGTCGTGGCGACACGGAACGGACCGCTCGTGGTGACACTGCCCGGATGA